The Betta splendens chromosome 7, fBetSpl5.4, whole genome shotgun sequence genome includes a window with the following:
- the LOC114858906 gene encoding epithelial membrane protein 3-like: MAYLHMFATLLHLITLAMLFIATMEKSWWVWDGMENSDLWYNCRFDNFTGTWLCASSKETDWLQAVKALMVLSVVLSSVSFLVFLGQLFTMSKGRLFYFTGLCQVFAGLMAFSAALIYTLHNKEILQDSRELASGHFGYCFILAWVCVPLLLCSGVIYIHLRKKE; this comes from the exons ATGGCGTACCTGCATATGTTTGCGACCCTGCTGCACCTCATCACATTGGCCATGCTGTTTATTGCAACAATGGAAAAG TCCTGGTGGGTGTGGGACGGCATGGAGAACTCAGACCTATGGTACAACTGTAGATTTGACAACTTCACGGGAACCTGGTTGTGTGCGTCCTCAAAGGAAACTG ACTGGCTGCAGGCTGTGAAGGCGCTGATGGTTCTCTCAGTggtcctctcctccgtctccttcttGGTGTTCCTGGGTCAGCTGTTCACCATGTCAAAGGGAAGACTCTTCTACTTCACTGGGCTGTGTCAAGTCTTTGCAG GTCTGATGGCCTTTTCGGCAGCTCTCATTTACACTTTACACAATAAAGAAATCCTCCAGGACTCTAGAGAGCTGGCTTCAGGACACTTTGGCTACTGCTTTATTTTGGCCTGGGTCTGTGTGCCATTGTTGCTTTGTAGCGGTGTCATTTACATCCACCTGCGCAAGAAAGAGTGA